Part of the Motacilla alba alba isolate MOTALB_02 chromosome Z, Motacilla_alba_V1.0_pri, whole genome shotgun sequence genome, GCTTACTTTTTGATTCTGTTCATCTCTGTAATTGCAGACATTTCACAGCTTTCAaaaagacagcagcagtgaggggaAAACCAATAAGGAGTCCCTTCTTTGCTTCTGGTTTCCATAACCAAGCCAGATATTATAATTCACTGATTACTGTCTGCCTCCAAGATAAACCAGATCTAGAGCTGATCTGACTGAAGGAGGCTTAGCGAACTACATAACATCATTCCAGTCAAGTAGGGTGACAGGTTCAGGAGGGCTGCAGGCCTTATCTGAATCATGGCTGCATCAACCCTAAATACCATTATTTGTGTCCAGTGATATAAAGCCAGGTCAGGGACATTTTCTTATTAAGTACCTGACTTTCTGAAACAAGAATGGAAGCTCCTACCCATTTGGCCTGATGCATTTAGGATTATTAAGACTTGCAGGACAGGTAACATGTCAAGAGCTACAAAACCTCTACTAGGCCATTGCAGCAGCTACATAAATGAGGAgctgcaaaaattaatttttttaatggttttacATTTGCAATACTCACCACTCCGATAGCCCAAGGCTACAGCCAAATCCATGGAATTATAGCCAGCATCTGTTTCAATAGTTGGATCAGCACCACTTTCTGTGTAAAACAGGGACAGAATCTTGTATTTCTGACAGTGAGAACTGATCGTACATTATTAATGATAATTTGGTTTGGACAGTCTGCTTACCGAGAAGAATTTTTACACATTTCACATGGTTCCCATGTACTGCATATAGCAAGGGTGTGCCTCCAttctgcaaaagcagagaaatgccTGAGACACAAACGATTAAGCGTCCACAACTGTAATTCCTTAACAAACACAGATATGCTTCCATATACCAGTAAGAGACTTCCTAAGTTTTATAAAAATGAGGTTCAGTTTTAGATCTTCAGAACTTTGATCACTTTTGTATACAGTTCAAACACTAAGATCACACTTCTACAAGAAGTCAGCATTAGTCTCATTCTCTTTCTATCAAGAAGTCCAAACTTAGTAGCATCAACTTCTCCTATCCTATGAAAGTTTGTTTTGAAACTCTCAAGTATTTCAGAAGAGGTAGAACAAATTTTAAACTCAGGCCAGTGCTATGTCCTGCTTCAATTTTCTGACCAAAACACCCTCTGATTAAATTCAAGCTAGAATCTTACCCAGTCATACTCATTGACATCAACTCCACAGTCGAGCAGCATTTTGACAATATCAGTGTATCCTTTACTGCAGGCCAGTGAGAGGGCACTTTCTCGCCCCTTCCCCAGAATCTGAGGATCTGCACCCTGAAATAAagtatcaattaaaaaaaaaacaaattcgAGACATAGACATAgagcataatttaaaaacttttaagcTTGTAGCAGCATTGACAAACTTAGGAATTCAAAACAAACTAAAGagtaaattaattcaaaatcaattgtgattttttttccttacattctGGAGGAGAAATTCCACTACTGCTATCTGCCCATGAGCTGCAGCCCACATCAGAGGAGTAAATCCTTCTTCATCCTTATGATTGATTAAATTTTctgttcagagaaaaatatatcaCTTAGTAGTCCTTTTCTCACTGCACTGTATCAGCTGGTGAAATGTGTTGATGGTAACATTTATTCACCAGGAACCAGTGTGACCTAAATGTCACTCTcaactttaaaaacaaaattctgtcCCAGTGGTGGTGGTAGTATCTCTgtccaagaaagaaaaacacatccaACTGACCAAAGAAAAATTTCAGCCTTTAGTTTAATAGTTTTAAATTCACGTTTTTAAGCTCTATAAATCAAACTCTGTTTTTACTCATAAAATTGCAAGTTGTCTGTAATCTGGGCAGATAAGATAAAGATAAAGATTTTGTAAAGATAAAGgatgtttgaaaaataaagaggtACATCCTGTATTATACTGTAGACTGGTTTTTTTCAATAGAGTGAGCCACACAATTTTGTAAAGAATGAACTTGTACAGCAATATAGATAAAACAACTCAATTCCCCACAAAGTTTGTGTCATCAATAATTTGGTCTGTGAAAACAATTAAGGTCTACATCGAgtgcagctggaagaaaagaacTTCTTTTAACAACTGGCTGACAAATATTTcagctggattttattttaatatctaaGTACTTTATAAATCCCATGCTTCTCAGAGCAccaaaataagcattttaacTGCTAACAACACTCCAGAGTTGATTTGCTTTTCATATACTTGGCTCATTACAAAGTATTTAGACTCAGTGACTACCTGTTTTCCAGTAAACATTTCAGTAAGGACACACTGAAAGCATGGGTGATTACTATTAGTCCAGTAAGAATATACTATTAATGTTACTAAATTCATAAATATGTTAGGGAGAGCTGAAATTTTGTACATGTACTATGGACACACAAATGCCACACTATTCAGAATATGTAATACTATTACACTGCAGGTGCAAGGCATGGCTTACATTAATGACATGCAGGTCTTTGTGCTGATTGATTAAATAGAATTGGAAAGCCACCATTAATAAAAGTAtgttttaaatgacaaaatgacaaattaaaaataaaattaaataaactgcTGTGACAGAACTAACATATTCCTTTCTTAGCACCATGGATTACCTATATAGCTAGAgaacaggaagagaaagggaTTTACCTACTGCTATTaacattaatgttttattttaaaatgcaaataatacAGGGAGTGAGTAACAGATTGACAGAAAATATTAGTCCACATTTGTAAAGAACAGATACTTCAAATGTCCTCCAATTTGTGCCAGAATTGAGGACTTTACAGCTTTGGTGAAAAGGTCAAACACAACAGCATACGAATGGcccaaagaaaaaaggaaggcatTTAACCTCCTTCTGTCTCACCTTGTTCAATACGTGTGGCCAGATACAACAtttctccctgagcagccagctgATGAACAGATAAAGCTgcaaaaaaggaagcaaaagtcGTGCTACGTACACCAGTTTTCATTCTGCTCTATTTAGAGCTGAGCACACATGTCCATTGGATGCAGCCGAACAGAACTTGGAATCGAGAGTGTAGATGATTTTACCTTATGCTCTGAACTTAAATCAcaattaaacactgaaaattttctGAAGAGTTTCATAGATTTAGGTAACTTTTAAACCAATGCAGCAGTCATTCTTGAAAACAGGGATACTTTCCACACTGGCTCTTTACAAAAAAGTAACACGCTCTCTTCACTGCTGTTTGGTCAGCAACCCAAGATTACTTTAAGACCCATTTATTAagtgaaaataaacatattttgataaattaaaggatgtttaatttaaaaatcactctTGAATCACTAGAAGACCTGTCCCACTAGTCAACAAAAAAAGCCTCTAGTGTGACTCCTACTCGCTACTAATGTGGAATAGATCAGACATTACAAAACTACACACAACTTGATATATATAGAGGCGAAAACAAAGATTGCagatttcttttgttatttcagAGATTATGAAGAAATAACCTCAGATCCCACAGAAAACTGCATGAGTACCCACAGAAAACTGCATGGGTACATGTTTTTGATAACTGCAACTTGGAGCAGGCCTGAAATGTAATCAGGAGGCTAAATGTAATAAATTACCCACATGATGTAGTAACAAAATTAGCTAATGATTACATTAACTGTAAATGTTCACTGTCTTCCTCCAAGTCACCACATGAAAATTGAGTTTGTTCAGAAAGATGGCATATTTTGTTCAGTGGCCTACACTGCAGCTCCTGATTAATTTTTCCATGGAAgtagcatttttctttaaaaaaaagtgatttgtaATTTATAGAGAAAATTTACTGACAAAGTAAATTacagcaaattaatttaaaaaggcaATGCTTgacaattcagaaaaaaaccccaccagaaATAATGCTTCCTTGATTTTCAAGATCTGTGACAATCATGACACTTGCACTATTCTGTATTTACATTACATCTTAAGTATCCTGCAGCATTTACCAATCATCTAATTTTAAGATACACAAGTTCTGAAAACACGGGCATGAAGTACATTAACTTACAACTTAGAATCtaatttttgatttaaaaagtaCAGGTAAgggtgtttttggtttttttccttctgggaaaTAAACTTCAGTCATGAATTCCAAACAACAGGTGGATGACTATTTTATGGCTGGACCCATGTGAAATTAGACAAGACTAtctcagtggtttttttcctacatttaaGTTCATTGCAACACCAAAGAAAAAAGTGCACAAATTTGTCAAGCATCCAACATATAGTTCACAAAACAATTATtaagagaaaggcagaaagatACTTACAGTTTACAAGTAGAGGTGTTGTAGAGACTTCATTTCCCCTGTGTTTGTTAGTTAGTGTGGTTGATTGTTTTATTGGTGAGAAATGCTTAGTAGTTGATGGAGTATAAACATGTCTTACTTGGATACCAGGGGAAGGAGAAGTGTGGCTGTTGCATTCAGCTACATTGAACAAAAAACAGAGAGGATTTCAGTACTAATAAGAGCATTAAAAGCAAGACATAGATTCTAAGTCAAACTGTAAAGCACCAGTATCACGAGACCTTTAAAATCCATGTTAAGAAAGCTTTGTGACATGTGCTTTTCCCACTGTCTATTGTGAAAGCTGAATAAAGGGCTTCATTAATTTCTAGCATAAAACAATTATGCTACTTCTTAAGTTCAGTATGGCATAATGTCACCCAGAGACAAGTTAGTATTTAAATGAGGTAAGCCTCTGTCTTGATTTTTCAACATGCCTGGCATGTATATTACATAAGAAGGCTCTACTTGCCATCATCTTATAAAACCTCTCCAAGGCAATAACGTGATGCAGCTCTGGTCAGACATGCACTCAGGCACCTGCTCAGCCTTTGCCTGCTCCCTAACCAGTCCACTGCATGAGTGGAGACAACcttcattaattttcttca contains:
- the ANKRA2 gene encoding ankyrin repeat family A protein 2; translated protein: MASSTNLDVGAQLIVEECTTSYSLPPMPDIKVEHQLDTSTEEGPAQSVTMGMKFILPNRFDMNVCSRFVKSLNEEDSKNIQDQVNSDLEVASVLFKAECNSHTSPSPGIQVRHVYTPSTTKHFSPIKQSTTLTNKHRGNEVSTTPLLVNSLSVHQLAAQGEMLYLATRIEQENLINHKDEEGFTPLMWAAAHGQIAVVEFLLQNGADPQILGKGRESALSLACSKGYTDIVKMLLDCGVDVNEYDWNGGTPLLYAVHGNHVKCVKILLESGADPTIETDAGYNSMDLAVALGYRSVQQVIESHLLKLLQNIKE